Sequence from the Gloeocapsopsis dulcis genome:
ATATAGCAGCGAATTTATTCGCTCGCATTCATGCAGGAGGTCTACTAAAACTAGCCACTGGTTAGAAGATATATATTTAAAAATTGGTTATTGTGATTGCCAGTTTCTCACAAAAAATCGCATGGTTCCAATTCGAGATAATAATCCTACGTCAATTACGCCTTATATTACCTATGGGCTAATTGCCGCTAACGTTCTCGCTTTCTTGTATGAAACAAGTTTGCCACCACAACAACTTGATGGCTTTTTCCATTTAGCCGCGATCGTACCGCGTGAGTTGTCCGCCAGCTTTGCTGGAATTCCGGTAAATCAGCCTGTACCAGAGTGGGCGACATTAATTACATCGCAATTTCTTCACGGTGGTCTCCTACATTTAGGAGGCAATATGCTGTTCCTGTGGATTTTTGGTAATAATGTAGAAGATCGTTTAGGGCATTTCAAGTACTTATTTTTCTACCTAGCTTGCGGTGTTTTAGCAGGTTTAGCGCAGTGGTTCTTCTCACAAGGTTCGACAGTTCCTTCTTTGGGTGCGAGTGGCGCGATCGCTGGTGTTATGGGAGCATACATTATCCGCTTCCCGAAAGCTGAGGTACTAACGTTAATTCCTTTAGGATTTTACTTTCCCGCCGTGCGACTTCCGGCATTTTACTTTCTCGGTTTTTGGTTTCTGCAACAAGCCCTTTATGGCGTTGCGAGTTTAGAAGCCCGTACAAATATTGGTATGGAAAGCGGTGGTATTGCTTACTGGGCGCACGCTGGTGGTTTCGTGTTTGGAGCGATTTTAGGTCCAATCTTAGGTTTATTTAAAGACGATCCGCAGCAAGAATATCTCTAAATACAGGATGTAAAGGGAAAGTATTTTCCTTTTACTTCTGTAAATAAATTTTGATAAAAAATCATACAGGACAGCTTCAAAACTTAGCAACTCTTGCTATTTCTTTGGATAGACAACGGACTCGCAACTGCCTAATTGCATCTCAAGCAATATTGACATCAAAGCTACATACTCGCAAGCAACAAAGAGTTTAGCTTTTAGCTACTATTAATAAATAGTGGTGGTAAAGAGGCAGACGATACATTAGCATTTGTATTTGACGAATAGGAAGCAAATCTGTGGTACCACTGCGAGATAATAATCCAACATCAATTACTCCCTACGTGACTTATGCGATAGTTGGAGCAAACATATTTATTTTCTTATATCAAGCAACGCTTTCACCGCAAGAACTACAAGCATTCTTCAACCGCGCAGCCGTAGTACCATGTCAACTATCAACAACCTGTCCTGTGCCTGTGGATCAAGGAATACCGGAATGGTTGACTTTAGTAACATCACAATTTTTGCACGGCGGTCTCCTGCATTTAGGAGGCAATATGTTGTTTTTGTGGGTTTTTGGTAATAATATTGAAGACCGTTTAGGTCATCTCAAATTTTTCATTTTTTACATCAGTTGTGGCGTTTTAGCTGCATTGGCACAGTGGTTTTTCTCGCAAAATTCTACTACTCCCATGGTAGGTGCAAGTGGTGCGATCGCCGGCGTCATGGGCGCATACATTCTCCGCTATCCCAAAGCCCAGGTGTTAACTTTAATTCCTTTAGGATTTTTCATCACAACATTCCGCATTCCTGCCTATTTCTTTCTCGGATTTTGGTTTGTTCAGCAAGCATTTTATGGTTTAGTTAGCTTACCCGCACGTACAAATGTTGGTATGGAAGGCGGCGGTGTTGCTTACTGGGCGCACGCGGGGGGTTTTGTTTTTGGGGCAATTTTAGGTCCAATGTTGGGTTTAATGCGGCGCGATTAGCTCAATATTGCGTACAGCTAAGGGTGTACAACGGTGCGTCCTTCAGTATTACTCTTCATGATATGCAACACCTTCAAATGAATGTAAATCGCACAAGGCAAATTGCTAGCATTGTAGAAAAACGCCGTCCTTTAGCGGAAAAAATTGCGACAGTAGTAGCAAATCTAGAAACACTCTCTAAAACACTCCAAAATCTCGACGCGCATCGTCAGCAAACCCTCATGCAAGTAGACGATGTGAATAGCTGGGGACGTTTGCAGGAAATCGATCTATCGTCGGTTCAGCGTGATATTGCCACAGAAATACAAGCATTAATACAACTCAAGCAACGTTTTGCGCGTAACACGCTTAATATTGGTGTAGTTGGGCGCGCTCGACAAGGTAAGAGTCGATTACTGCAAAGTTTAACAGGACTTACTGCTGCGGAAATTCCAGATGGCGATCGCCAACACTGTACAGGTGTGCGTAGTACAATTCACCATAATCCCAGTATGGATATTTATGGTGAGGTGTGGTTTCATTCAGAGCGATCATTTTTAGATGAAGTAATTGCACCCTACTATGAACAGCTACGTTTAGGCGCTAAACCAATTACCTTAGCTGAATTTGCTGCTACTCCGTTACCACCTTTACCCCGCGAACTTCCTGGCTATGCTGAACCAGGAGCAATGTACGAACATTTGGGTAGGTATCATGCCCATATTGACAAGTACCGTCACTTACTGCGATCGCCTTCTCCACAAAGAATCTCTAGATCGGAAATTCGCGAATATGTCGCGCAAGATACGACTGATGGTCAACGCGTGTTTTTCAATTATCTTGCAGTGCGTGAAGTTAAAATTGTTTGTACCTTCCCACACGCTGATGTTGGACAAATTGCTTTAGTTGATATGCCAGGGCTAGGCGATACTGGCGTTGGTGATGCTGAACGACTTGTCAAAACACTGGGAAACGATGTCGATGTTGTGTTATTTGTGCGCATGCCAAAATCCTCCGGTGACTACTGGGCAGATGTTGATGTGCGGTTGTATGATACTGCACGCGCTGCATTAGTTGACCTACCACTCGAATTGTGGTCATTCATGGTTCTGAATCGCACTGATGCTAACTCGAAAAACGGCGATAACTCAAATAACTGTCAAGACTTAGCCGACACGCTAGCCGAAAAACACTTGAAAGTGGTTGATTGTGTTATTGCTAATTGTGCTGATTCCGACGCAGCAAATCAAGTTTTAGATCAAATTCTTGACTATTTGGCAGCGCATATTACTACTTTAGATGAGCAGTATGCTACATCATGCCAAGAGCGATTACTCCGACTTCAGAATACAGTAAACCTTGAGCTAGAAAAAGCTAACAAAGCTTTAGTGCAAGTAACGACAGGTGATAGCTGGTTTCCTTTGTTTATCGAGTTGTTTGAGCGATTGTGGAATGAACTGACAAGTGGTTTAGAAGCACTGCTACGACAACTTAAAACACAACGTAATGAACAAAATATCGATTTTAAACAACAAGTAGCCGCAGCAATTGCAGCGTGTCGTCAGGATACGGGAATTCCTGAACTTGAACAAATTGAAAAACGGCGCGATCGCACAGGTGGTTATCCTAACGCTTACTATCAGTACTTGCATGAAATTCGCGCTCATCTGTCACAGCATTTTTTAGCTTTAGATGTTGGTTTGCAGCGATCGCTTGTACGGGTAAAATCACAGGTTGCGGATGTTTTAATTCATCAAGGGCGTTTGGGCGGCATTACACCTGCAACAGGGGTAGAATTTCTCCAGGAAATTGCCCAACAGCTACCGGAATCTTTACCGAAGCTACGGTTAGGATTTCAAATTTTGGCTGAATTTGAGATTTCCTATCGGGGATTGATTCAACATCGGATTCGCAGGCATTTGGATGGGTTAACTCCTGATGAAACAACGCTGCAACTTTCTAAATCGCCCACTGCAAAGGAAATTTTCGCTAACTTGAAAACACTTCATGCCGAAGCTGTGTACGGTTGCGAGACAGCTTTAGAAGATTTACTGAGTGAACCAAGTTTAGCTGCATTTGCGATTGTTGAAGAGTTTGTCGATCGCATTCTGCGCGCTGAAGGTGCAAAATCAGAGTGGCGGATCTTTTTGGAAGAAGCAAGGGCGCAAGTTTGGCAAACGGAATTTACGGCATTAGGCGATCGCACGCGACTGCGGCGTGAATGGTTGGAAGCGATCGCGCAAGCTACTACAGCGAATCAATCAAATGCTATGCAATTTTTGAATTAGAGTCAGGGCGGATGCACGAAATCAAAATTACTATGTTAGGTCCTAGTGGGGTGGGTAAGACAACATTACTCACTGCAATTTATGAGCAGTTTGAAAGCAATATTGGTAAAACGAATTTACAACTTACTCCCGATGAAGAAAGTTCTGCAATTCTCCAAGAAAGATTAGTGGAACTTAAAACTTTACTTAACGATTTTGAAGCAACTGGTGGAATTCAAGGGACAGAGGGCGAACCTGAAGAGTTGCGATCATTTATCTTTGGTTTAGGGCAAAAAGGGCAAAAACCTTCTTTACAATTACATTTTCAAGATTATCCTGGTGGATATCATGCCGCAAAAGCAACACCAGAAAAAAGGCAATTTGTCAAGAATTTATTGACTGATTGTGTCGCAGTTCTGATTGCTGTTGACGCGCCTGCGTTGATGGAACAAAACGGCAAATGGCATGAGTTGATTAACCGTCCGCAACAGATGACTGACTTATTTAAAACTGCATATCAAGATTTAGATTCACCGCGATTAGTGATATTTGCACCAGTAAAATGTGAAAAATATCTCCAAACTGAAGCCTCTGCTAAAGAACTCTTGCAGCGAGTTAAAGAAGGATACAGCCGATTAATTGACTTATTTAATTCAGCTAATTTACTACCTAAAGTTGCTGTAGTCGTTAATCCTGTACAAACAGTAGGCAGTGTTGTTTTTTCCAGAATAGATACTAATAGTAGCACTCCGCATTTTCGCTTTCGTAAAATTAGCCATAATGCCATCTATAATCCTCAAGATAGCGAACAACCATTACGGTATTTACTGCGGTTTATTTTAAAGTTGCATCTCGATGCGCGATCGCGTAGTTGGGGCTTATTTAGTTTTCTCCGCGATTGGCTAGGAAGAGATTATCATCTCAAGCAAGCTGTCAGTCAATTTGCCAGCGAATGTAAAACAAATAATGGCTTTGCCTTACTGCAAGGAGAAGAACTATTAAAAATCAACTAAAACCTACAATAGCACTCCTAAATTGTTTATCAAAAACTCTCCTTTGCTCTTTCTTTGCGACCTTTGCGACCTTTGTGGTTCGTTTCAAAAAAGATTACTATTTATACATCGGACTTATGAGCTATGAATATTTACGTCCAGAGTCGCGGCGATGCTCCAGATTATGATTATTGCTGGCAGCCGGAAGTCCCCTATATTCTTAAGAAAAGTCGCATTCACGAATTGATTCAGAGTGAATCGCCATCAGTTATTTTAGCTCGTTTTGATGGTAATTTACTATTACTTGTTACCAGCTTAGAATCAAGCGAAAGAAAAGATTTTCAAGGACGCACTATCCGTAATTCTGTTGCTTGGGTAGGTGAAGATACAGAAGAAAATGAAACAAAGTTACGTGCGATCGCATCTTGTGCTTTACGCGACGAACTGCGAGAAAATTTAAGAGCAGAAATTGACCATGCTGTAACTCTTGGTGGTGATTACGGGTTTCAAGTGAACTTTGATATGCTAACTCATTTAGCTATTGAAGAAGTTATTAATGTCTATGATTTTCCGGCTAATTTAGATAAAAAACTTGGTAAGAATTCAAAACAGCAACGCGATGAACTAGCATACGAACTTGAACAACATCAATTACCAAGCGACAATGCTCCATTATTAGTTGTTACAGGGATTAAATCTGAATCAACTTTAATTCAAGCTGGAGTTTGGCGAGGATTGTCTAATCTTGTGCAAGCGGGAGGTTGGAAAGATCCTTATAAAAAAAGTTACTCGTCCGAGAAAACAATTGCGAACAGTAACCAGAAAAATCAGAAAAACAAT
This genomic interval carries:
- a CDS encoding rhomboid family intramembrane serine protease, which codes for MVPIRDNNPTSITPYITYGLIAANVLAFLYETSLPPQQLDGFFHLAAIVPRELSASFAGIPVNQPVPEWATLITSQFLHGGLLHLGGNMLFLWIFGNNVEDRLGHFKYLFFYLACGVLAGLAQWFFSQGSTVPSLGASGAIAGVMGAYIIRFPKAEVLTLIPLGFYFPAVRLPAFYFLGFWFLQQALYGVASLEARTNIGMESGGIAYWAHAGGFVFGAILGPILGLFKDDPQQEYL
- a CDS encoding rhomboid family intramembrane serine protease — translated: MVPLRDNNPTSITPYVTYAIVGANIFIFLYQATLSPQELQAFFNRAAVVPCQLSTTCPVPVDQGIPEWLTLVTSQFLHGGLLHLGGNMLFLWVFGNNIEDRLGHLKFFIFYISCGVLAALAQWFFSQNSTTPMVGASGAIAGVMGAYILRYPKAQVLTLIPLGFFITTFRIPAYFFLGFWFVQQAFYGLVSLPARTNVGMEGGGVAYWAHAGGFVFGAILGPMLGLMRRD